ACGTGACCTTACCTTTCATTTCTGTGAGGCCATTGGAAGAAGATAAAAAAGAAATTGCATACAAGCAATTTGTTGTCCTTTCTTTCATCTTTTCCGCGTTGTCTGTTTAGCTTTTGGTTTGCAGAACTTTCTTTGTGTATCCTTGATAGGAAAGGAGGGCATAAAATAGAACCTAAACAGAACCCAAAACGAAATAATTGTATTAAGTCATGCCAAATGTTAGGTATCCCCTGCCAAAATATGAATGTATGGTTGTCCttctttttcctttatttttcgtGTTTTGAGGTTGCTCATGGGATAGTTGTTAAGGGATTTTGGCAGAAGTTTgggaagagggggggggggggggggggtgcggacAGCGCCCTCTAACATCCTCTTATCCATCTGTGCACACCGGTGCTTGACATTGATGAAATCTAACTTTGCACAGTGAACATTAAGAAGTTACTAAAAGCACGTGTTAGTACTGTCTGTTTATAATTGCATTAATCTTAAAATTGTTGCCATAGCCATACTCCAGAACGGAATTGAAAGGCAATGCCTGCCATATATGCAGATTGAGCAAAAGAGGCAAGGGGAATGGGCTGCTTAAGAGTCGTTCTTCCATTAGTAAAAATTGAAAAAGATCAGCTCTTATTTGCACTGGGATTTTGTTCTATTCCCTGGTATACACAATAGTCTTTTGTTTAACGGGTTGTTGCTTTGGCCCTGAAATATTAGAATTAACCTTCTGTAGTGCTTCTTATTATAAGCTCAAGAAAGGATGTTCTTCCAGCAAGTGCTCATGAATGCTAAACAAAAAACTGTGCTAAAGCAAGCTTATTACTTTCTGATGGTAATTTCAATAAATTTCTTACACAAATATGTGTCGATATTGAACAGAAGAAACGGTCATGGAGGAGGAATGGAGAAGTCTCTCGTAGTGCGTCTATGCCCAATTATGGTAGTAGGTATGCGTTACTTGTCTTCTCTTGTGGATAGAAAAGATGGGTGGTGACTTTAAAAAATTGATGTATGATAGGGGCAGTATATTCATAGCTTTTACAGATTGGAATTTTCTAAAAGATAACTTTGTGATATTTGCACATTGCAGAATGCCATTGTCTTCTAGAAATCTGGATAGGCGTCCTTCCTTGGTTCATAGTTTCTCCACGTATGATACCACCCTCAAATCTGACAGAGATTCGAGACATGGGTCGGGCCTGGTGGAACGTGTTTCACAGCCAAGTTTCTCAACTCAACCTGAAGATGGCAAATCTGAGACTGTTTCATCTCCAGTAAAAATGCAGCATAATCAgtcctttgattattcttttctTGAAGAGAAGAGCGATCATGCTTACAATGATATTGGCAATGATTCGTCACAAGAGCTAACTGACCTTGTTTCGACTTCTGTTGCTTGGAACTTGAAGATGCAACCTGACACGCAAGAGTCTAAAGGATCCTTTGATTCGATTTCACAGCTACATCATAGCAATATGTCGCAAGAGTCTAAAGGATCCTTTGGTTCGATTTCACAGCTACATGATAGCAATATGCTTGATCATGCTTTTCCTGACGAAAGAGGTGATGTTGAATATGATGACATTTGTAATAGTGTAGCAGAAGAGCAAGCTGGTCATTGCACATCTTTTGTTACTTGGAATGATAAAACAGGACGTGAGAAACAAGAGTCTAGAGAATTCTCTTCTCAATTCCAGATTCATCATGATGCTTTGCCTGATTGTGCTTCCCCTGATCGAAAAGGCGATGATGAGTACAGTGATAGGGGAAATAGCTTTACAGAGGACCAAATTGACCGCAACTTATTATCTGTTGCTTTGAGTGGTAAGATGAGATCTGCAGAAGTGGAGTCTAAAGAAATCTTCTACTCTCCGTTGCAGATGAATCCAAGTACTTCCGTAGAAGATGCTTCACCTGATGAAAAGCTTTGGGCCATATCTGATGAAGAGAGTAACAATTTTCCACAAGAGCAAGTTGTTCCTAGTTCACCTTTCTTAACTAGCAGTGTTAAGAATGAACGATTGGACCTTATTATTCAGAAGTATGATGTTGATGAGAGTTTGGAGACACGTCAAGAAAATCTACTCCTAGATACACAGGTATTGGATTTAGCAACTTCTGCAAATATTGAACAAAGTTGTGAACCTAAGGCTGAAATTATACCAAGGTCAATTTCTTATGAAAGCCAGTTTGATGACATTGAAAGTGAAACTGACAATTTTATGGATGCACTTAACACCATTGAGTCAGAGTCTGAAACTGATTTGGATTGTCAAAGAAAACGAGCGATGGTGCTGGAGTCTAGTTTTAAGACTGAATCATCCTTGAATGGAACCCTTGAAAATAGAGCAGAACTTTCTGATCGGAATTTGTCTACTCCTACACCTGAAGCCACAGGTAGAAAATCCCCTGAGAACAGTGGTTTTGGTGGTAATACCAACTTGGCATCCGCTGACTCTGATCCTGGAGCTTTCTCTTCCTCTGAGAAAGTAAAATGTGAGGAGATTCCAGAGAATATCTCTTCAGAGTTTGGTGAGTTTTTATCGCCTCCTCAGATAGCTAGAATTACTTTAAAACCAGACAGTTCTATAGGTGTCCCTTCAAGTAAAAGATCCAATATTCTGGAAACATCACAAGAGGAACTACTTGTTAGCAATCATATCACCTCTAGCCCTAGGAATCCTGTTTCAGCATTGCCAGTGGTCAACAAGATCCAGTGTGGTCCTTCCGACTCTGAAAAACCTCCACCCCTACTTCTGGGCACTCCTTCAGTCAAATTCTGGACAAATGGTGGCTTGCTCGGGCTTGAGCCTTCAAAACCGCCAGATGGTGTAATAAATAGTGTTGGTCAAGTATATGAAGCTAATCAAAATGAGGTAGTTGTTACTTCAAGGCAAGATCCTGTTCCCAGCAGTGAAAAACATGCAGGAAAACAAGATAATGTACAGAATACCTCAAGAGAGAAAGCTGATTACCAAAATTCTGGTCAAGCAGTTGCCTTTTCTATTAAGAACATATCTTCAAGATTTTCAGCCAAAGATTTAGATGTCAAACTTGACAAGTCGAGTAATTTATGCCAGCAAAATGGCACTGATAAGCCCCTGCACAGTCCTTCAAATGGATCTGGTATGACATCTAGGACAATGGGACCAGTGAGTCCAGAATCCCTAACTATTGGAGCTGGTCAAGAGAATGGGAAGAATTCATCACGTATTCTTGAACTAGGTAATAGATTGCTTACAAATGGGTTCCACGGGAAATTCTCACTTGGTTGGAATGATAACACTGATTCAGTCAGTTCCTTGAACACTGGTAGCAATGAGCCGATAAACGATTATCAACATTTTATGAGTAGAACAATTAAAGACTTCGCAGGAAGACGATCCCCGTTTACGTCACCTTCTTCGTCACCCCCACTTGGACATATGAAAATCTCATTCCAGCTAATAGACAGCATTGAGACTTCCAAACTGAAACTCAGATTTCCTGATAGGAGTAGTATCCATGAAAGCAATAGCGATATGTTTCCCTCATTTCAGCTGGTACCAGAGCCTTCTATTCCTCTGCAAGAAGTTGGTTCAGACTCGGATGATGACACATTTTCCAGATCATCTCCCGATCTGTCAGATGACTATCTTAGCCATCAGTCTGAGTCAAACTCTGAACAGTGGGAATCTGGTAACTCTCCTAATTTAAAGGACCAGGAAGTATACAATGCTTTGCATAGAATATCGTTAACTGAATCAACTTCAACATCTTTTGAGAATGACCGAACAGCTCATCAGGATTTGCTCGCCTGCAGTAGACGTCACATTCCTTTTGCAGAATACTCTCTGGAGGATTCTCAGTCTGATAATTTATTTGATCTTCCAGTTCTGGATACCCAGCATTCCTCATTCAAGCATGGAGTAGGTAATGCGTCGTCTGCAAGAGATTTTCTAGAGCCATTGTCTGGTAAGGAGTCTACACCACCTTCTCCACCTCTCCCTCCAATGCAGTGGCAGAGTATGCAATCACATTCAGACGATGAACAAGATGATCTACATCTTTTCTCTGAAAATCGTCATGTCTTTGATCACAAGAAGCCTGGATCTACCATTTCACATCAACCTAAGCCTCCTCCATTTAAGCAAAACCAAGTTATTGAAGCTGCACTGAAAAGCAAGGTATGCTTCTTGACCCACTACAAAGATCAAAtggaaatgaaaaaagaaaaaggaacagAAATTTTGGTTGAAAAGGTTCACTTTTCCACTTTCATATCACACTGGATTAAGTAGCGGATAACAATAATGCATTTACACATGCAGCAGCCACACTCGATAGACACAACTGGGCAGCAATTTGCTGATCATGCTGAAAATGGCAGAGGAGTCAATGAAAAGGATGACTTCCTGCACCAGATTAGAGCAAAAGTGAGTGGTCATTGAATATGTGCCTGCAActggttttgatgtttgatttaGTTCAGATTTGTTTACTATCTTTTTCTGTTAATTTTCTTTTAGCCCGTGTAAATTCCCTGAACAGTTCAAGAATTTATATATGATTTGGAAAATCAGCAAGCAGCTCTTTTTGAATTGGATATTGGATAGCTAAGCTAGTTGTAGCCTGCTCCCCTCAATGGGTTTGCTTGCTACTTTAAGCCCCATGTTTCCTTGAACTACCCTATAATTTGCTTTCTAATAAATGTGATCCACCTTCTGTAGATGATTTCTCCAAAGCTTTTGTTGAAATCTTTCAGTCTTCTTTGAAACATGAGTGGGGGTTGAAGTCACTTTGAAGTTATGATCTTCGTTCTCGAGGATGATGAAGCATCTAATAATTACCAATTTCATGCCATTTGACGAATTCTCATTAGCTACTTTCCTTTTTTTGTTGTATGATTCAGTCCTTCAATCTTAGACGAACTGTTCCAGCAAAATCAACTGGAACTACAGGACCTCCAGCAAACGTCAAGGTCACTGCAATTTTGGAGAAAGCCAATGCAATCCGTCAGGTATCAACATCTTACCATGCATCCTTCTCTCCCTTCTACCCCTACTTCCCAGATTTCCACCACCTGGTCTAATAATGAACACAAAATGGTGGATTGAGGAGGTTCCAAATTACCAACACATTTAGCTAAAATGTCAACTTGTTCCTTTCATTGACTTATTATTTTCAACTTATATTGTATGCAGGCAGTTGGAAGTGATGATGGAGAAGATAATTGGAGTGACACTTAATATTTTCCAAGCATGATGACAGTAGTCTATCAAACCAACCATGTATAATTTTGCCTCTGGAGTTAGGTGAGAGTGTCAGAAAAATATGTAAATAACTAGTTCTCATCTGTAATTATTTTTAGGTCCTGTTATTGTATCTCGATTAGCTTTTTGCCTTAGGTATCTTTCAACCTGTTTCTGTAAACATTGTGCTTGAGACTCTAGTATGACCCAGCAACATTTTCTTGATTACCGAGGCATAAATGTATGCATAAGTCTTTTTATATGAAGACACCTCCCATTGATGCTTTCTACATTTTATCTTAGTATTCTTCCACAGCTCCGACTGCACGTTCTGGAGACATAATGATTGCTAAATTTATATGAGCTCTTTGACTCCTCACCAAATCATTGAGATTCTCGTAATGCGATGAGATGATGACAGATTATATGAAGATTGAGGACATCTTTGTAATGTCACGAGATGTTCATCAACAGCTTTGATGAAGATGCTCACAATTTATCACTTAGTTACtcatttacccttattattaactataatcatttccCAATGAATTTTTAAACATGGAATATATTATATTCAAAACGTGATATAGCAAACTTATCAGTTAATTTATTTCTTCCTAAGGGGTGTGTCAAGGCAAACGTGGAGAAGTAAAATGGACGGATGAAGTATTTATTAGGAGTTCGTTTTACTAAATTATCTTTATTAATTATGCTTCGGAAATTTAAGTTTGATTACTTTATATAGTTACTCAAATGAGGGtttattttggaagaaaataaatctctcttgatttgctaaaatgaacaagtaaaagaaaaaaaaatctatttttaatgTAAGGCTAGATAAAATGGTTActcatttttaaattattttttcaagTCTATTAAgtttatacaccaattaatatgaatattatggtaaaatatatacttcatttattactcCAATTTTTAAGGGATATGTAAGGTCAAAAGTAAACTGAGGGATAATTACTATGGGCAGGGCGGAGCTAGCATGGTAATCGGGGGTGcggccgaacccagtaactttgaTCTAAATCCTATATTTGTCTTGGaaaattcattgaatatgtataaattgttAATTTAGAACCCTGTAACTTAAACGAATTAGAATCCTGAACCCACAAGCTTGAAATCCAGGCTCCGCCTCTGACTATGGGTGAAGTATCTTATTTAACGTGGCACTAAATTCTTTACCTGCTTTATTATaatttgtttctttctttttaaaactatttttgtAGCTTAGCTGGTTGTTCACGACTCAAAAAGTTTCTGACGGTGATCATGGGAAAAAGATAAAAAGATACTACTGATTTGTTTATATAGCTTGGATTTGACTGACTGCTGATCTACACTGAAAATTAGGGTCAAACTCCGAGAACCGTGGCAACTTGGGCTAAAGAATATTAAGTACCTACTAATTTGCAAGTTGCATTTTGTACTAGTTGCTCTACTGAGCAGGATAGCATCCACCTATAGACAACATATATAGTAGCTTGATGATTTCTCCCCTGATGTCCGGGGTTTCGGATTCACGTGGTAATAGAGAATCGTCACAGTAAGAGGCACTTTACTTCCTAAGTGAGTCTATATGGCGCGCAGCGCATATGAATTAATTCAAGTGCCTTCCAAATGCTAGATGCTTAACACTATAAAATCTATAGAGTATGGCATAGTGATTAAGGGACCGAGTTGAAAATACGAAATCTCAAGTTAAGTTTTCAGCAAACGCTAAAATATTAGGTGACGGCTTTCCATATATCTGTTCAAGCAATTCGTGGATAGAATTACCTGATATCTATGTTGGTCAAAGATAGTAGGTATTCTTATAATTAATCGAGATGCACGCAAGTTGACTCAGACACCAccattttaataaaaaaaaagagatacAAGCATATGCTTGAGTTTTTGGACAAATCCGTATAACCTTTAAAGCAAGCTGCTCATAATCATTAATCAGATAGCTGATATTACttttctactattaagaagcatGGGGTGGGCTcccttttcgtcgtccgttgtggggcccccatgaaaaaaaaaatattttggccTCATATTAAACGGtccataattaaaaaaaaatgtaaaaaaaaattatgcgccccatatatattaaacaacaactaatattaaaaaaaattgtgagtcccatattaaaaaattatggaccccatatatattaaacaacaactaatattaaaaaaaaattgtgagccccatattaaacactaagcattattaaaaaaaaactggaacccaccacatccaaactcacgggaaaaaaaaaagtggaccccatattagaaacattaagcaatattaaaaaaaagtgaatttcatattaaaaaacaaacaatattaaaaaaaatgtgggccccgtATTAAACACCAtgtgtattcatagcaaacactgaTATagtaaagttttaaatacggagcacaaactacaatgttatattaatcgtgttttgaacatagtttcccatattgataaaatcaagcaatacatataaaaaaaaatgtgaatcccatattaaaaaaataaacagtgtcaaaaaaaaagtgcagactttgtattcttagcaaacactaatataataaatttttagctacggagcacaaattacaatgttatatcaatcatgttttgtacatactatatatatatatatatatatatatatagtgcaaactaataatgtccaaaagggagggcttcatactaaacaacaccagagaatataaaaaataaaaaaaactatataaagcatgggcttagacccatgcttcatcgtccgttgtcccttaaaaaaaagggtgggccccatactagataacaccgagcaataaaaaaaagtggaactcaccacatccaaactcacgggaacaaaaaagtggaccctatattaacaGAACCAAGcaatattagaaaaaaaaaagtgaatcccatattaataaaacaaacaatgttaataaacaaatgcttagaaaatcaaacaattaaatcaataatgatggactcattgccacatgcgtatcaactcattagtgggagcaaatgaaattattgtacagcaacatacttaaaatactcatatattaaaataagatagaatttaattactttttcattttttccttactctaataaatgtgaaaaaattgtgagctccatattaaacaccatccagtattaaaaaaagaaaaaagaaaaaaatggaacccaccacatccaaactcacgggaaaaaaaaagtgaaccccatattcacaaaatcaagcaatattaaaaaaaagtgaattccatattaaaaaaacaaacaatgttaaaaaaaatgtgggccccatattaaacaccgtgcgtattcgtaacAAATACtcatataataaagttttaaatacggagcacaaactacaatgttatattaatcgtgttttaaacataatatcccatattgacaaaatgaagcaacatataaaaaaaaaaaatgaatcccatattaaaagaataaacaatgtaaaaaaaaagtgcaaactttgtatccttagcaaacactaatataataaagttttgaatatagtgtgtgtgtatatatattatatgcataaaaatagtacaaactaataatgtccaaaagggtgggccccatactaaacaacaccaagcaatatacaaaataaaaaataggcttaatacctagatggacccttaaacttgggatgttttgtaagataggcatataaacttacaaggtgaccagatagacacttaaacttactcaaagtgtatttttcaagttttccagttgttttgaaaacaaaaactatatttttcaaacactcacaattttcatggccaaacaagccctaaatatatcacaaaatattttttttaaaatgcaaaaataaggcaaacgcatatacatgagactataaatgtgcacttaaaccaataaatactcgctaatcgcaattttgcagctttcaattaactcggttttttttttttacacttgaataattaaaaaacaataactttaaccaataaaaatccttaaaaaaagaaatttcaaattaagaaaactgtaaagccgagaagaaaatccttaaaaaaaagaaatttcttaatttgaaatttctttttttaaggatttttattggttaaagttattgttttttaattattcaagtgtaaaaaaaaatccgagttaattgaaagctgcaaaattgcgattagcgagtatttattggtttaagtgcacatttatagtctcatgtatatgcgtttgccttatttttacattttaaaaaaaatattttgtgatatatttagggcttgtttggccatgaaaattgtgagtgtttgaaaaatatagtttttattttcaaaacaactggaaaacttgaaaaatacactttgagtaagtttaagtgtctatctggtcaccttgtaagtttatatgtctatcttacaaaacatgccaagtttaagggtccatctaggtattaagcctaaaaaataaaaaaaataaaaagaagtaactatataaagcatgggtttagacctaTGCTTCATCGTCTGTTGtccaaaaaaaaaggtggaccctatattaacagaatcaagcaatattaaaaaaaaagtaaatcccatattaataaaacaaacaatgttaataaacaaatgcttagaaaatcaaacaactaaatcaataatgatagactcattgccacatgcgtatcaacccattagtcggagcaaatgaaattattgtacagtaacatatttaaaatacttatatattaaaataagatagaatttaattactttttcattttttccttactctaataaatgtgaaaataattgtgggccccatattaaacaccatgcgtattcgtagcaaacactaatataataaagttttaatacaaagcacaaactacaatgttatattaatcaagcaatatataaaaaataaaaaaagtgaatccatattaaaataataaacaatgtcaaaaaaaaagtgtagactttgtattcttagcaaacactaatataataaagttttagatacggagcacaaattacaatgttatatcaatcgcgttttgaacatagtatatatatatatatatatatatatatatatatatatatatatatatatatatatatatatatatatatatatattttatgcataaaaatagtgcaaactaataatgtccaaaagggtggcgCCCATACTAAatgacaccaagcaatataaaaaataaaaaaaaataaaaaagaaactatataaagcatgggtttagacccatgcttcatcgtccgttgtcccttaaaaaaaatgggccccatactaaataacacctagcaataaaaaaaggaagaaaaaaaagtggaactcaccacatccaaactcatgggaaaaaaagtggaccccatattaacagtatcaaacaatattaaaaaaaaaagtgaatctcatattaataaaacaaacaatgttaaaaaacaaatcgtaaaaaaaaaaatatcaaatggagatcaaataatgaataaggtaaattagtcaaattataattctaatcgacattttcttaaaaaaccgtccaaaagataacatgacaagtaaaatgagctaaaccgagaatatttaccaaaaattaaaaaatagtattttttcgtttaaatagaaaatcaatttagaaaatcagtttctactttgtttcgttttaaacatgtaaaattaatttaataatttgaattataattatctaaatcaaaatttgataaaaaataataagtattttacatctttaaattaatcgaattaaaattgaaagtatcaactgatgcttaaatattgctattattttatctcaaagagaggaaaatagtttccttttaaataagtcttctcttttaaaaagtattaataaattttcatagcaaacacgaataaaataaagttcgagatacggagcacaaactacaatattatattaatcgtattttgaacatagtatatatatatatattatcattatctaaacaTAACTACAtttacatagatacactataatccgaaatCTTGTGCCCGTGTGCAGCatgggcataggccatctagttacTGGGTAGAAAACTTTGTCGTGAGGGCTTTGGAGTTGACTTTTGGACAGGTCTTACCCAGAAATGAACTGACGACTGCCTTTGCTTGTTTCTATTAGGCTGTTCCTTGTTTTCTGCAACTTTGTTTTTCTTTAGAATCttttataacatataaaatgcAATTACCTTTTTGCCTTGGCCTTTAAGGAGACGCAATTAAATACTAAACGTGAAATTTGTCCCTATTTTCACGCTGGTGTTTTTGTGATATGCTCTGGTGGACacttataatattatatttttacttgTATCACGAACCTAGTAATTAAGCTTTTATGTTATaaactttaaattttaaattcGCATCTCATGATATGCACAACGTTCCTGATCTCGAAATTTCGCAGTTCATATGAGAGAAAAGACATTAAAAAGCaaaaataaataactaaataattAGATCCCTGACCCATAAGCCATTATGTCGTAAAGCTTAGTTTGTATTATAAgctttatctttttatttttatttttataagaaTGTGATAAGTTTCATTATAACTTCCTCTATCCCATATTTAATACTGTCATTTTAGCTTTAATAAATTGTTCCAAAATAAGTGTAACCGTAAGAATTCAACATCAAAATTAGCAATTGTTTCTAACTATACCTTATCATTAATGAAGTAGTCCTTTTTCAATATTGCTCAATTCTTAAAAAACATCTATAAATAGGGAAAACTTAGTAAAACATCTATAAAACAACACTTAAAATGGAATGGAGTATTATTTAATCAAGTAATTTGACAACCAATTAAACTAACCGAATACTGACTGGTCACAAAACTAGTTTAATTTGATAAAGA
Above is a genomic segment from Lycium barbarum isolate Lr01 chromosome 12, ASM1917538v2, whole genome shotgun sequence containing:
- the LOC132621075 gene encoding protein SCAR3 isoform X1 yields the protein MPLVRTTVRNVYGLGTPELHRDTDKEDPKAVLDGVAVAGLVGILRQLGDLAEFAAEVFHGLQEQVMVTSSRSNKLVARLQKIEAALPPLEKSVLAQRSHLHFAYTAGSNWHARIRSEQNHFIYNDLPRFIMDSYEECHGPPRLHLLDKFDPGGPGSCLKRYSDPTFFKRASVGSDEEYIDKVLKEKKGRKIKKKRSWRRNGEVSRSASMPNYGSRMPLSSRNLDRRPSLVHSFSTYDTTLKSDRDSRHGSGLVERVSQPSFSTQPEDGKSETVSSPVKMQHNQSFDYSFLEEKSDHAYNDIGNDSSQELTDLVSTSVAWNLKMQPDTQESKGSFDSISQLHHSNMSQESKGSFGSISQLHDSNMLDHAFPDERGDVEYDDICNSVAEEQAGHCTSFVTWNDKTGREKQESREFSSQFQIHHDALPDCASPDRKGDDEYSDRGNSFTEDQIDRNLLSVALSGKMRSAEVESKEIFYSPLQMNPSTSVEDASPDEKLWAISDEESNNFPQEQVVPSSPFLTSSVKNERLDLIIQKYDVDESLETRQENLLLDTQVLDLATSANIEQSCEPKAEIIPRSISYESQFDDIESETDNFMDALNTIESESETDLDCQRKRAMVLESSFKTESSLNGTLENRAELSDRNLSTPTPEATGRKSPENSGFGGNTNLASADSDPGAFSSSEKVKCEEIPENISSEFGEFLSPPQIARITLKPDSSIGVPSSKRSNILETSQEELLVSNHITSSPRNPVSALPVVNKIQCGPSDSEKPPPLLLGTPSVKFWTNGGLLGLEPSKPPDGVINSVGQVYEANQNEVVVTSRQDPVPSSEKHAGKQDNVQNTSREKADYQNSGQAVAFSIKNISSRFSAKDLDVKLDKSSNLCQQNGTDKPLHSPSNGSGMTSRTMGPVSPESLTIGAGQENGKNSSRILELGNRLLTNGFHGKFSLGWNDNTDSVSSLNTGSNEPINDYQHFMSRTIKDFAGRRSPFTSPSSSPPLGHMKISFQLIDSIETSKLKLRFPDRSSIHESNSDMFPSFQLVPEPSIPLQEVGSDSDDDTFSRSSPDLSDDYLSHQSESNSEQWESGNSPNLKDQEVYNALHRISLTESTSTSFENDRTAHQDLLACSRRHIPFAEYSLEDSQSDNLFDLPVLDTQHSSFKHGVGNASSARDFLEPLSGKESTPPSPPLPPMQWQSMQSHSDDEQDDLHLFSENRHVFDHKKPGSTISHQPKPPPFKQNQVIEAALKSKQPHSIDTTGQQFADHAENGRGVNEKDDFLHQIRAKSFNLRRTVPAKSTGTTGPPANVKVTAILEKANAIRQAVGSDDGEDNWSDT
- the LOC132621075 gene encoding protein SCAR3 isoform X3; this encodes MDSYEECHGPPRLHLLDKFDPGGPGSCLKRYSDPTFFKRASVGSDEEYIDKVLKEKKGRKIKKKRSWRRNGEVSRSASMPNYGSRMPLSSRNLDRRPSLVHSFSTYDTTLKSDRDSRHGSGLVERVSQPSFSTQPEDGKSETVSSPVKMQHNQSFDYSFLEEKSDHAYNDIGNDSSQELTDLVSTSVAWNLKMQPDTQESKGSFDSISQLHHSNMSQESKGSFGSISQLHDSNMLDHAFPDERGDVEYDDICNSVAEEQAGHCTSFVTWNDKTGREKQESREFSSQFQIHHDALPDCASPDRKGDDEYSDRGNSFTEDQIDRNLLSVALSGKMRSAEVESKEIFYSPLQMNPSTSVEDASPDEKLWAISDEESNNFPQEQVVPSSPFLTSSVKNERLDLIIQKYDVDESLETRQENLLLDTQVLDLATSANIEQSCEPKAEIIPRSISYESQFDDIESETDNFMDALNTIESESETDLDCQRKRAMVLESSFKTESSLNGTLENRAELSDRNLSTPTPEATGRKSPENSGFGGNTNLASADSDPGAFSSSEKVKCEEIPENISSEFGEFLSPPQIARITLKPDSSIGVPSSKRSNILETSQEELLVSNHITSSPRNPVSALPVVNKIQCGPSDSEKPPPLLLGTPSVKFWTNGGLLGLEPSKPPDGVINSVGQVYEANQNEVVVTSRQDPVPSSEKHAGKQDNVQNTSREKADYQNSGQAVAFSIKNISSRFSAKDLDVKLDKSSNLCQQNGTDKPLHSPSNGSGMTSRTMGPVSPESLTIGAGQENGKNSSRILELGNRLLTNGFHGKFSLGWNDNTDSVSSLNTGSNEPINDYQHFMSRTIKDFAGRRSPFTSPSSSPPLGHMKISFQLIDSIETSKLKLRFPDRSSIHESNSDMFPSFQLVPEPSIPLQEVGSDSDDDTFSRSSPDLSDDYLSHQSESNSEQWESGNSPNLKDQEVYNALHRISLTESTSTSFENDRTAHQDLLACSRRHIPFAEYSLEDSQSDNLFDLPVLDTQHSSFKHGVGNASSARDFLEPLSGKESTPPSPPLPPMQWQSMQSHSDDEQDDLHLFSENRHVFDHKKPGSTISHQPKPPPFKQNQVIEAALKSKQPHSIDTTGQQFADHAENGRGVNEKDDFLHQIRAKSFNLRRTVPAKSTGTTGPPANVKVTAILEKANAIRQAVGSDDGEDNWSDT